The DNA region GTAAAATATAAAAATCTTTTGTTATTGATTTTGGTTTATCTTTTAGCCAATCTAATGTAACTTTAAACTCTTCTTTAGAGTTTTTACTAGGCAAAGAGAAGTTGTCTTTATTTATTACAGAAGTATCAGCATATAAAAAACTTACTAATAATAATGAATAAATTACTCCTCTCATAATATTACATCATTCCCGAAAATAATTTACTTAAAAAAGTCTCTAGAAAAATTAAAATAAATATTAGTATAACTGGTGCTAAATCCATTCCTCCAAAAACAGTAGGAATCACTCTTCTTATAAGAGCATATGCAGGTTCTGTTAGTCTATATAACATTTGAACAATTGGATTATATGGATCTGGTCTAACCCATGATAAAATTGCTGAAATAATAATAACCCATTTGTAAAGAAATATTATTCCTAACACTACTGTAAAAAAAGAATTTAATAATGCATCTAACATCTAACTATCTCCCCTAAATAATTTTTTATTAATGGATAAATATCATTTAAATTTGGTCCACTATTTAATCCTGTCAAAACATAATACAATGGTTTTGATAAAGATTCTTCATTTAAACCTGTATTATTTTTAATAAATTCTTGCAATTCATTAAGATTTTCAAAATATGGTGAATGTTGAAGACAATTTATTATTTTTGATACCTCTTTTTCAAAACCCTTAATAACTAATTTTTTAGAAAATATTGAATCTATTTTTTCTTTTATTTGTTTTAATGTACTAACTTCTTCTAAAAACAATTTAGCTAATTTTCCAATATCTTCATCAGCAAATCCTAATAATTTAGATAACCTTAATTCATCTATTAATATTAAATGTTTTTTATTAATAATTTTTAATTTTTCTATATCAAATGTAGGGTTATCTAATGAAATATTTTTAATATCAAACCATTCTATTGCTTCTTCTAAAGTAAAAATATCTTTTGGTGTTTTATTACCTAATAATACTAAGTAATTTGCAATTGCTGCAGGTAAAAAACCTTCTTCAATAAGACTTTTTATAGAAATCTCTTCTTGTACCTCTATTTTTGGTAAATGAAGATAATCTATTTTTTTACTATAACCTAAAGAGTTTCTAATATGAATTTGTTTAGGCGTATTTAAAATTTTATCTTCTGTATCTATAACAAATGAAATATCATATAACATATCATCAATTGCACAAGCATAATTAGAAGTAGGGTTCTTATCATGAGTTAAAATAACAAATGAGTCTACATCATCAGAAGAGTAATCTAATGTTCCTTTTATTAAATCATCAAATTTAATATTATCATTTGGTCTTTTTATTCTAACAGTAAAAGCAGCATTTACTTCTAATACTGCTTCATCAGATAACTTTTCACAAAAACCATCATAAACAATAGGTTTATTGTTTTTTATCGCATCTTGTTTTAATTCTTCTAGTTTTTCATCACTACAAAAACAAGCAAAAGCTTTTTTTTGTCCCATTAACTGCATTGCAAGTTTTTGATAATATTTGAAATTACTACTTTGATTTAATACTCTTGTATAATCTATTGAAAAAAGATTTAACAGTTCAAGAACTTCTTTATCTTTTCCTTCTTCAAATCTTTCTTTATCAATATCTTCGATTCTAATTAAAAGTTCTTCATTTAATTTCTTTGATACTATAAAGTTAAATAAAGCTACTCTTAAGTCATTAACATTCATGTCTCCAGTTAAACTAGGGGCAAATCTTAACAATTTATTTCCTTACAATTGAAAATGATAAATCAATTATCTCTTTATGAGATTTAATATAATTATTTAATTCATCAATTTTTAGATTTTGGATATTCTCTAACTCTTTTTTAGGATAGTCTTGCTCTAAACCTTTATAGTAAAGATTAAAAGCTCTTCCTAATCTTTGAGCTAATGTTTCAGTTCTTAAAGGTTCACTTCCTAATAAAAAGTTTTTGGCAGAATCTAATTCTTCTTTTGTTACACCTTTTTGTACAAATTCATCCACAATTTTTGAAACTAATTCTTTAGCTTCATTTGCACTTTCTAATTTTGTTTGTAAATAACCTGTAAAATATGAGTGTGATTTATTAATAGAAACATAACCATATGCACTATATGCTAAACCTCTTTTTACTCTTATTTCTTCCATTAATCTTGATCCAAATCCTGAACCACCTAAAATAAAAGATGCTACTTTTGCCATATAACTCTCTTTGTCATTTGCTTTTGCATTAAATCTACTTCCAAAGTATATATAAGCTTGTTGTGTATCTTTTATTAATTCTTTAGTTGTTGGTTTTGCTGTTATTTCAAAACTTTTTAATTTTTTTTGTTTACCAACAGGAAGAATACTTAAAACATTTTTTAACTTCTCTTTAATTTCATTATATTCAATATCTCCACCTGCAACTATAATTAAATTAGATAAATTAAAAGCATTTGAAATAAAATCTTTAATATCTGTTAATCTAATTTTTGAGATTGACTCAACTGTACCAGATGATGGATTTTCTAATGGAGTATCTTTAAATAAAATCTTTTTTAATTGATTTTTCGCAACATAATCATAATCATTTTGTTTTCTTTTTAAAGAACCTATTTGAATTGTTTTTATTTTTTCAACTACATTTTTATCATAATTTGGATCTTCTAATAAATCTTTTAAATACTTAAAAGCTTTATCATTTACTTCTTTTAAAGAAGAAAGTTCTATAACAAAAGTTTCAAAACCTGCTGTTGTATTTAAAGAAATTGCATTGCTTTCAAGTTTTGAAGCAAACTTTGTTGAACCAAGTTTTTTAGTCCCTTCATTTAATAGTTTTGCTGAAAAAGAAGCAATCCCATTTAATTTTTCATCTTGAATAGAACCTGAGTTTTGAAAAACCAATTGTAGATTTAATATTGGTAAATTTGTTTGTTTTTCAAAAATAACAGGAACTTGTACATTATTAATATTTATATGTTTAATTTGTGCACCCATTAAAATTCCTTGCAAACTAAATAGTGTAATAACACATTTAAATAGTTTTTTCGCTTTCATAATTTTGATTTTAATACCTCTTTATTATTTCATAAGCAGTATTTCTTTTTGCAGGATTTTCTCCTACATCTTTAATAAGAGCAATCATCTCATCTTGATTCATACAATTTGTTGCTCCTGCTGCTGCTACAACATTTTCTTCCATCATTGTACTTCCAAGGTCGTTAGCTCCAAATTTTAATGCTAATTGTCCTATATAAGATCCTTGAGTTACCCAAGAACTTTGAATATTAGGAAAATTATCTAAAAATAGTCTTGAAACTGCAAGAAGTCTTAAGTACCTATTTGATGATTGCGGTTTTAAATCAGGAATCTCTTCTTTAAGTTTTGTATTTGCACTTTGAAAAGACCACATAATAAATGCTCTAAAGCCACCAGTTTCATCTTGTAGTTGTCTTATTCTATCCCAATGTTCAATTATTTCTTCATCAGTTTCAACTGTACCAAACATCATTGTTGCAGTTGTTTTCATACCAATAGAATGCGCAAGTCTATGAACTTCTAACCATTCATCTACATCTATTTTTTTAGGAGCAATAATATCTCTTACTTTGTCACTCAAAATTTCAGCACCAGCTCCAGGAATAGAACTTAATCCTTTTGCTTGTAATCTTTTTAGCACTTCCAATTTTGTTATTTTTGAAACTCTTGCAATATATGATATTTCTATTGCAGAAAAACTATGAAGAGTAATTTGAGGGAACTTTGTATGTATATGTTCAACCAAATCTTCATAATAATCAATTTTTAAATTTGGATGAACTCCACCTTGCATAAGAATTTGTGTTCCACCAATTTCTAGTAATTCTTCAATCTTTTTATCAATTTCATCATATGACAAAACATATGAATCTTCATCCTTTTTATGTCTATAAAAAGCACAAAATTTACAATCCACCCAACATACATTTGTATAATTAATATTTCTGTCAACAACAAATGTAGTTATTTTTTCAGGATGCAATTGTGCTTTTTTTTCACTAGCTAGTTTACCAAGTTGTGTTAATGAAGCATTTTTAATTAAGTCTAATGCTTCATTTTTGGATAATCTTTTATCTATATTTATAGGTTTAACCATTAAAAACTACTTCCTAAAGAAAATTCAAAAGATGATGTATCATCACCTGATTTATCATCAATTGGTTTAGCAAAAATAAGTTGAAGAGGTCCTACAGGAGAAACCCATTCAAATATTGCACCTGTTGAAGATCTTTTTATTTGACTAAAACTATCTTCACCTATCATACCATAATCATAAAATACTCCCCATCTCATTTTAGCACTTGCAACAAGAGGAAAACTTAATTCTACTGAGTTTGCATATAATTTTTTGTAAGGATCTTCTCTTACTCCATCATCATTATCTGGACCAAAGGCATAAGATTTAAACCCTCTAAGTGTTTTTGGACCACCTAAATATAAAGAATCACCCTGATTAATTTGTCCATTATCTACAATCATTTTCAAATTAGCTTTATATCTAAAAATCCAATCTAAATCAAAAGCATCTTCCAATGAATAAAAGTATTTAAAATATGAACTAGATTTTAAATACTTCGAATCTCCACCAAGTCCTGCAACTTCTAAAGAAGTTCCAACTTTAATACCATTTCTTGGTAAATAAAAATCATCAGTGTTATCAAATTTTAAATAAGGTGTAACTGAACTTGTAACGTAATCTGTATCATCATAATACTCTTTTGTAGGATCCTTTTTAAAATCATCATCATAATCATAACTTTCATCAATAAAATCAAGTCTATATCTAGCTCCTGCATAAAAATTTCTAAAAAATTCTTTACCGATTCCAACAGAAAAACCTACTGCTTTTTTATTTAATTCATAATTATCTCTATCAATTTCAGTATCTTGGTTATGAATTTCAATATCCCCATTATATTTACTATCATTAATTGAAGGATTTGTTAATTTAAACATAAAATCAGATTCTTTTGCAGAAAGTTCTGTTGATAAAGATACACCAAGTCCTGAACCAAAAATATTATTATCACTAATTGCAGCATTAACCATCATCTTGTCATAAGAACCATAACCACCACCTAAGATAATATTACCAGTTCTTGCTTCAACAACTTTTACAGCTAAATCCATTCTATCTTCAGAGATTCTTTTTTGTTCTACTTGAACTTTATCAAAATAACCAGTTCTTTTTAATTTTGAAATAGAGTCTTTATAATCAGTTAAACTAAATAAATCTCCAGGGGCTAAATATATATTTCTTCTTATTACTCTATCTAAAGTTCTAGAGTTTCCAGATATTTTAACATCATTTATATATACTTTTTTACCTGGTATTACATTAAAAACAATATCTGCTTTTGCATTTTTTTCATCTTTTTTAATATCATACTTTACTTGAGCAAATGCATAACCTAAATCAGAAATTTTTGTCTTAATAAAATCAACATCATTTCTTAATTTTGAAATATTAAAAGTTCTATCCTTTTTTAACTCTAAATCAGGATATAAATCTTTTGATTTTAGAATTGATTCATCAACATAAATTTTTATTGAATTAGTTGTATATTGTTCACCTTCTTCAATAAAAAAATCAAGTCTTGCCTGATTTGAAGCAAAATCTACTTTTAAAAATGGATCTTTAACTTTTGCATCCAAATATCCATTTTGAAAATATAAATCATTAATTCTTGGTTTCTCATAATCTAATTGATCAAGTTTTAACTCTCCATCATTTTGCCCAAACCACCAAGATATAAAATCTTCTTCTTTATTTGCTGTTACATTTTCAAAATCACTTGCATCAAGTTTATTTGCACCAATATAGTTAACTTTTTTGATTATAATTTCATCACCTTTGTTAACATTGAATACCACTGATACTGAGCTTTGATTAATAGGTTCAACTTCTACTTCTACAATAGAATTAATATAACCATCTTTTTCCAATTCAGAAAGTAAAACTTTTTTTGCTTTGTTTGCTCTTTGTGTAGAATACATACTACCTTTTTTAAGACCCATCAGAGCTTTTAAACTGTCGATATCTTCTTCTCTTGATTTATAACCATTAATTTCTAAATTAGCAATAGAAGGTTTTTCTTGAAAAATAAATTGTAATTTTCCATTATTTGTTTTAACACTTATATCATCAAAATAACCAAACTTATAAAACTCTTTTAAGGCTTTATTTACTTTATTAACATCTAACTCTTCACCAGGCTTTAACCCTAAAGTCTCATCTGCAATTTTAGATGAAATTTTTGTTAAATTAATATATTCAATTGAGTTGATTTGTTCTGCGTGAAGTAATGAAGCTAACGCTATTGATAGTAATGTAAGTCTTTTTTTCACATCAATCCTTAGTACATTTATAATTAAAGTAGCTAATATATCTAAATTAAGTTTATAGCATCTTTAAGATATAATACATCAAACAATTATTTTATGAGGTGAGAAAATTGAATATAGGTATAGTTGGTCTCGGTTTAATGGGTGGTTCTTTAGCCAAAGCCCTAAAAAAATATGCAATAGCAAAAAAAGTTTTAGGTTATATAAATAACGAAAAAAATAAAAAAGATGTATTAGAACTAAATTTAGTTGATGAAATTGTAGATTTAGAAACTCTAAAAAAAGAATCTGATGTTATTATTTTAGCAATTCCTGTTGATGGAATAATAAAAATGTTTCCATCATTACTTGATATTGATAAAAAAACTACTATTATTGATATGGGTTCTACAAAAGAGTATATTGTTAAAAATATTCCTGAAAGTATTAGAGAAAATTTTATTCCGGCACATCCCATGACAGGTACAGAAAAATCTGGTCCAAAGGCTGCAATTGATGGCTTATATGAGGGGAATACTGTAGTTTTATGTAATTTAGAAAAAAATGAAAACACACATGTAAATAAAGCATTGAGAATCTTTCAAGGTATTGGAATGAGAATAGTTGTAATGAATGCAGATGAACATGATATTCATGCTTGTTTTATGTCTCATTTACCTCATGCTATTTCATTTTCTCTTGCAAATACAGTAATGTCTCATGAAGATCCAAGATCTATCATTGCATTGGCAGCAGGTGGATTTAAAGATATGAGTAGGGTAGCAAAATCCAGCCCAAGAATGTGGACAGATATTTTTAAACAAAATAGAAAGAACTTATTGAAATCAATTGATTTATTTGAAGGACATATGAAAAAAGTAAGAAAAATGGTAGAAGAAGAAAATTACGAAGAATTAGAAAAATGGATGGCTAAAGCAAATAGTTTACATGAAATTCTTTAAGAGATATGATATTTATTATATCTCTTTTATTGCTTCTAAAACTTTGATTGCTTGGAAATGCTCTTTTACATCATGACATCTAATAATTGAAGCTCCATTATTTATAGATTCTAAATGAACAGCAATAGTTCCAGGTAGTCTTTGTTCTATTGATGAAGGTACTATTTTATCAATCATTGATTTTCTACTTGCGCCAATTAATAACTCATATCCTAAATCTTCAAACTCTTTTAAGTTTTTTAATAGTTTTAAATTATGTTTTAATGTTTTTCCAAAACCTATACCAACATCTAATATTATCTCTTTTACTCCAAAAGATTCTGCTTTTAAAGCTTGCTGTTTTAAAAAATCTTTCACTTCAACTACAACATCTTCATATACTGGATTTTCTTGCATTAAAGTTGGATCTTTTTGCATATGCATAATTACTGTTGTAGCATTATATTTTGCACAAAGTTTAATTACTTCTTCATTTTGTAAACCAGTAATATCATTTACTATTGAAAAACCTTTATTTAATACATAATCAATAACTAAAGGTTCATAAGAATCAATAGAAAATTTTGCTTTTTCATATAACTTATTTGAATAAATCAAATCAGCAATATTTTTTACTCTTTCTAATTCTATTTCAGGTTTTACAGGTAAACTTCCTGGTCTACTTGAAACAGCACCTATATCAATTATTTTAGCACCATCATCAATTAATTTTTCTATTCTTTCAATGGCTTCATTTTCTTTAAATCTACTATTTTTAAAAAATGAGTCTTCATTTACATTTAAAATACCCATTATCTTTGTTTTAAATTTGCTCATTTATTTTCTCTTTGTTCTAATGTAAGTAATAAAGATGTTAATACATTTATTGGCCTAGAATTTAAATCAAGTAATTTAATTGAATTTGAAAATATTTCAAGCTCTTTTTCTGATAATCTAATTCTTTGTTCTGATATTTTAAATAATATTGATTGAACAATATCTTTACTATCTTGTTTTGAAATTTTTTGATTATCTTTTATAAATGAATAAATTTCTTTCAAATCCAATCTTTTTAAATCTAAATCAATAGATATAGATTCTTCTGATTTTTTTAAATATTTATGTGGTATTCTAGAAAATATAGTTGGTAATATAGTTGACTTTGTTGTTGTAACTATTATAAACACAATATTTTTAGGAGGTTCTTCTAACACTTTAAGTAAAGAATTCTGAGCTTCACTTCTAAAAGTTTTCCCACATAAAATGATATATTTTTTATTATTTGAGGCAATATATGCTTCTTTTATTGCTGCATTTGCTTGTGCTATTAAAAATTCATCTTTTTCTTCATTTTTAATAATTCGTGAAGAGTGAGTAGGAAGAATAGATAAAAGATATGAAAGTGTATCTTCTATACTATTTACTATTAATATAGTAGATGTATCTACTTTTATATCTGTTAAATTTAACATTAATTTTCTACATTTATCTCTGCAAACAATGCAGCACTTAATGTTTTATTGTAAAGTCTAAACATTTGTAATAATTTCATATCTAATGCCTCATCTTTACTTCTCAAATTAAATGCATCTTGCATCTCTTCATCAAGAAGCCAAAGAAAAGAATTTTTAGAAACTTTTGGAATAATAGCTCTAACGTTTTGACTTCTACCAATATACCAAAAACAATATCCATTAGGGAAAGATATATTTAGCATATCTTTTATATAATTAATATCTTCTTCCGATTTAACTTCATCCAAATATTTATAAAAACCTTTACCATCATAAAAAGGTAAAAAAGGTCTATTTTGAACGGGAGAATTAATATTCGTAAAAATATATTCTAAAAACCAATCTCTTTCTTTATCCGTAATAATAATCATAGAACAACCTTTTTCTAGTATATTCACAATTGATTTAGATACTAAAGGTGTCCATTCATATTTTTTTTCTTCTAACCAAGGAGATAAAAGTTTATCTTCCCTGATTATATCAACCGTCCAATTTAAAAATTCTTGCACTATTATTTATCCAAATTGTATGCATCATGTAAAGCTCTAACAGCCAATTCTGCATATTTTTCTAGAATAATCATCGAAATTTTTATTTCACTTGTAGAAATTATTCTTATATTGATATTCTCTTTTGCTAATGTAGCAAATGCTTTTGATGCTACACCTGTATGTGATTTCATACCAACGCCAACAATAGATACTTTACAAATTTCATCACTATAATCTATCTTTGTTGAATCATCATTATCAAATTTTGACATTACTTTTTTACATGATTCAAAATCTGTTGTAGGAATTGTAAAATCTAAATTTGTTTTACCATCTGTTCCTTTTGTTTGAACAATCATATCAACATTTATATTTTCATCTGCTAATGACGTAAAAATTGATGCTGCAATGCCTGGTCTATCAGTAAGTCCATATAAACCCACTCTGATTTGATTTCTATCTAAAGCAATACCGCTAACAATTGGTTTTTCCATAATATTCTCTTCCTTAGTGATTAATGTTCCTTCAATTTCTGGTGTAAAACTACTTCTTGATACTAGGTTTACATTTAGTTTTTTTGCCATTTCAACTGATCTATTTTGTAAAACTTTTGCTCCTAGTGAAGCAAGTTCTAACATTTCATCATATGAAATCTTATCAAGTTTTTTTGCTTTTGGTTCTATTCTTGGATCAGTTGTATAAATACCATCAACATCTGTATAAATTTCACATACATCTGCATTAATAGCACCAGCAATAGCAACAGCAGTTAGATCACTTCCACCTCTACCAAGTGTAGTTACTCTTCCTTCTTCTGTAACGCCTTGAAAACCAGCTACAACAACAACTTTACCATCACTTATAGCCTTCTTCATAGAAGTTGTATCAATTCCTTCAATCCTTGCTTTTGTATGAGCATCATCAGTAACAATACCAGCTTGTCTTCCACTCATAGAAATAGCTTCATATCCTTGTTCATTTAAAGCTATCGATAAAAGTGCAGAAGTTACTCTTTCTCCTGAACTTAAAAGCATATCCATCTCACATTTATTAGGAGTTTTTGAAAAATGCTCAGAATACTCTATTAATTTATTTGTTTCACCACTCATTGCAGAAACAACTGCAATAACATCGTGCCCATCATCTTTTATTTTTTTTATTATGTTGGCAACATTTTGTATTCTTTCTAAAGTACCAACACTTGTTCCACCAAATTTTAAAACTTTTAACATTTTCTTTTCTAACCTTTTTAAATATAACCTTCTTTTTTAAAATATTTAAGAACTTGTTTGTAAACAGTTCTTTTAAAAAAAGTAATATAGTCATATATATTTTTTGTTGCTACAAATTTATATTCACTAAACTCAGGTATCTCAGTATTAATATTAATTTTTGCACCTTTTTTAAGTTTAACTAAATAATATTTTTGTATCTGTCCATCATAAGGTTGCATTTTTTTTGCAATTGCAGGTGGGAAATCATAACTAACCCATTCAGGATATTGTGCAATTATTTCCACTTTATTTGTTCCTATTTCTTCTTCTAGTTCCCTAAATAAAGCCTGTTTTGATGTTTCTCCCTCATCAATTCCACCTTGTGGAAATTGCCAAGCATTATCAACATCTGTGCGTGAGGCTATAAAAACTTCACACTTTTCAGGATATTTTGCTGATAGTACTATTGCTGCAACATTTGGTCTGTAATTTTTACCATTTTTATTAGGTATTATTTCTTCTTTATCAGTCATAAATATATTTTCCCTTATAATTAGCCCAAAATTATAATTAATATAGGATTAAAAGTTGCTTTTATATATACATATTCCTTTTTGTGATAGTAAATGTCACTATTGTGCATTCAATTCTTACACTGATAAATTTCATCTTAAACATAATTATATGAAAGCATTAGTAAAA from Malaciobacter molluscorum LMG 25693 includes:
- a CDS encoding prephenate dehydrogenase, producing the protein MRKLNIGIVGLGLMGGSLAKALKKYAIAKKVLGYINNEKNKKDVLELNLVDEIVDLETLKKESDVIILAIPVDGIIKMFPSLLDIDKKTTIIDMGSTKEYIVKNIPESIRENFIPAHPMTGTEKSGPKAAIDGLYEGNTVVLCNLEKNENTHVNKALRIFQGIGMRIVVMNADEHDIHACFMSHLPHAISFSLANTVMSHEDPRSIIALAAGGFKDMSRVAKSSPRMWTDIFKQNRKNLLKSIDLFEGHMKKVRKMVEEENYEELEKWMAKANSLHEIL
- a CDS encoding M16 family metallopeptidase, whose protein sequence is MGAQIKHININNVQVPVIFEKQTNLPILNLQLVFQNSGSIQDEKLNGIASFSAKLLNEGTKKLGSTKFASKLESNAISLNTTAGFETFVIELSSLKEVNDKAFKYLKDLLEDPNYDKNVVEKIKTIQIGSLKRKQNDYDYVAKNQLKKILFKDTPLENPSSGTVESISKIRLTDIKDFISNAFNLSNLIIVAGGDIEYNEIKEKLKNVLSILPVGKQKKLKSFEITAKPTTKELIKDTQQAYIYFGSRFNAKANDKESYMAKVASFILGGSGFGSRLMEEIRVKRGLAYSAYGYVSINKSHSYFTGYLQTKLESANEAKELVSKIVDEFVQKGVTKEELDSAKNFLLGSEPLRTETLAQRLGRAFNLYYKGLEQDYPKKELENIQNLKIDELNNYIKSHKEIIDLSFSIVRK
- a CDS encoding dehypoxanthine futalosine cyclase, giving the protein MVKPINIDKRLSKNEALDLIKNASLTQLGKLASEKKAQLHPEKITTFVVDRNINYTNVCWVDCKFCAFYRHKKDEDSYVLSYDEIDKKIEELLEIGGTQILMQGGVHPNLKIDYYEDLVEHIHTKFPQITLHSFSAIEISYIARVSKITKLEVLKRLQAKGLSSIPGAGAEILSDKVRDIIAPKKIDVDEWLEVHRLAHSIGMKTTATMMFGTVETDEEIIEHWDRIRQLQDETGGFRAFIMWSFQSANTKLKEEIPDLKPQSSNRYLRLLAVSRLFLDNFPNIQSSWVTQGSYIGQLALKFGANDLGSTMMEENVVAAAGATNCMNQDEMIALIKDVGENPAKRNTAYEIIKRY
- a CDS encoding YggT family protein codes for the protein MLDALLNSFFTVVLGIIFLYKWVIIISAILSWVRPDPYNPIVQMLYRLTEPAYALIRRVIPTVFGGMDLAPVILIFILIFLETFLSKLFSGMM
- a CDS encoding DNA polymerase III subunit delta'; the protein is MLNLTDIKVDTSTILIVNSIEDTLSYLLSILPTHSSRIIKNEEKDEFLIAQANAAIKEAYIASNNKKYIILCGKTFRSEAQNSLLKVLEEPPKNIVFIIVTTTKSTILPTIFSRIPHKYLKKSEESISIDLDLKRLDLKEIYSFIKDNQKISKQDSKDIVQSILFKISEQRIRLSEKELEIFSNSIKLLDLNSRPINVLTSLLLTLEQRENK
- the gltX gene encoding glutamate--tRNA ligase, whose protein sequence is MLRFAPSLTGDMNVNDLRVALFNFIVSKKLNEELLIRIEDIDKERFEEGKDKEVLELLNLFSIDYTRVLNQSSNFKYYQKLAMQLMGQKKAFACFCSDEKLEELKQDAIKNNKPIVYDGFCEKLSDEAVLEVNAAFTVRIKRPNDNIKFDDLIKGTLDYSSDDVDSFVILTHDKNPTSNYACAIDDMLYDISFVIDTEDKILNTPKQIHIRNSLGYSKKIDYLHLPKIEVQEEISIKSLIEEGFLPAAIANYLVLLGNKTPKDIFTLEEAIEWFDIKNISLDNPTFDIEKLKIINKKHLILIDELRLSKLLGFADEDIGKLAKLFLEEVSTLKQIKEKIDSIFSKKLVIKGFEKEVSKIINCLQHSPYFENLNELQEFIKNNTGLNEESLSKPLYYVLTGLNSGPNLNDIYPLIKNYLGEIVRC
- a CDS encoding aspartate kinase, producing MLKVLKFGGTSVGTLERIQNVANIIKKIKDDGHDVIAVVSAMSGETNKLIEYSEHFSKTPNKCEMDMLLSSGERVTSALLSIALNEQGYEAISMSGRQAGIVTDDAHTKARIEGIDTTSMKKAISDGKVVVVAGFQGVTEEGRVTTLGRGGSDLTAVAIAGAINADVCEIYTDVDGIYTTDPRIEPKAKKLDKISYDEMLELASLGAKVLQNRSVEMAKKLNVNLVSRSSFTPEIEGTLITKEENIMEKPIVSGIALDRNQIRVGLYGLTDRPGIAASIFTSLADENINVDMIVQTKGTDGKTNLDFTIPTTDFESCKKVMSKFDNDDSTKIDYSDEICKVSIVGVGMKSHTGVASKAFATLAKENINIRIISTSEIKISMIILEKYAELAVRALHDAYNLDK
- a CDS encoding RNA pyrophosphohydrolase; translation: MTDKEEIIPNKNGKNYRPNVAAIVLSAKYPEKCEVFIASRTDVDNAWQFPQGGIDEGETSKQALFRELEEEIGTNKVEIIAQYPEWVSYDFPPAIAKKMQPYDGQIQKYYLVKLKKGAKININTEIPEFSEYKFVATKNIYDYITFFKRTVYKQVLKYFKKEGYI
- the bamA gene encoding outer membrane protein assembly factor BamA: MKKRLTLLSIALASLLHAEQINSIEYINLTKISSKIADETLGLKPGEELDVNKVNKALKEFYKFGYFDDISVKTNNGKLQFIFQEKPSIANLEINGYKSREEDIDSLKALMGLKKGSMYSTQRANKAKKVLLSELEKDGYINSIVEVEVEPINQSSVSVVFNVNKGDEIIIKKVNYIGANKLDASDFENVTANKEEDFISWWFGQNDGELKLDQLDYEKPRINDLYFQNGYLDAKVKDPFLKVDFASNQARLDFFIEEGEQYTTNSIKIYVDESILKSKDLYPDLELKKDRTFNISKLRNDVDFIKTKISDLGYAFAQVKYDIKKDEKNAKADIVFNVIPGKKVYINDVKISGNSRTLDRVIRRNIYLAPGDLFSLTDYKDSISKLKRTGYFDKVQVEQKRISEDRMDLAVKVVEARTGNIILGGGYGSYDKMMVNAAISDNNIFGSGLGVSLSTELSAKESDFMFKLTNPSINDSKYNGDIEIHNQDTEIDRDNYELNKKAVGFSVGIGKEFFRNFYAGARYRLDFIDESYDYDDDFKKDPTKEYYDDTDYVTSSVTPYLKFDNTDDFYLPRNGIKVGTSLEVAGLGGDSKYLKSSSYFKYFYSLEDAFDLDWIFRYKANLKMIVDNGQINQGDSLYLGGPKTLRGFKSYAFGPDNDDGVREDPYKKLYANSVELSFPLVASAKMRWGVFYDYGMIGEDSFSQIKRSSTGAIFEWVSPVGPLQLIFAKPIDDKSGDDTSSFEFSLGSSF
- a CDS encoding HobA family DNA replication regulator yields the protein MQEFLNWTVDIIREDKLLSPWLEEKKYEWTPLVSKSIVNILEKGCSMIIITDKERDWFLEYIFTNINSPVQNRPFLPFYDGKGFYKYLDEVKSEEDINYIKDMLNISFPNGYCFWYIGRSQNVRAIIPKVSKNSFLWLLDEEMQDAFNLRSKDEALDMKLLQMFRLYNKTLSAALFAEINVEN
- the folP gene encoding dihydropteroate synthase; its protein translation is MSKFKTKIMGILNVNEDSFFKNSRFKENEAIERIEKLIDDGAKIIDIGAVSSRPGSLPVKPEIELERVKNIADLIYSNKLYEKAKFSIDSYEPLVIDYVLNKGFSIVNDITGLQNEEVIKLCAKYNATTVIMHMQKDPTLMQENPVYEDVVVEVKDFLKQQALKAESFGVKEIILDVGIGFGKTLKHNLKLLKNLKEFEDLGYELLIGASRKSMIDKIVPSSIEQRLPGTIAVHLESINNGASIIRCHDVKEHFQAIKVLEAIKEI